The following are encoded together in the Lactuca sativa cultivar Salinas chromosome 1, Lsat_Salinas_v11, whole genome shotgun sequence genome:
- the LOC111911896 gene encoding 60S ribosomal protein L6, mitochondrial, whose translation MEAQFFRFLKIVGVGFKARVESEGRLLFLKLGYSHEVELTVPHAVRVFCFKPNIVCCTGIDKQMVHEFVAVVRSCKPPEVYKGKGIMYVDEVKKKKQGKKSK comes from the coding sequence ATGGAAGCTCAGTTCTTTCGGTTTCTAAAGATAGTGGGAGTTGGTTTCAAAGCAAGAGTTGAATCTGAAGGGCGTCTTTTGTTTCTGAAATTGGGTTACAGTCATGAGGTGGAATTGACAGTTCCTCATGCAGTTCGAGTATTTTGTTTCAAGCCTAATATTGTATGTTGCACTGGAATCGACAAGCAAATGGTGCACGAGTTTGTTGCTGTTGTTCGCAGTTGTAAGCCCCCTGAAGTTTACAAAGGGAAAGGTATTATGTATGTTGATGAAGTTAAAAAGAAGAAACAGGGAAAGAAATCAAAATAG